The following proteins are co-located in the Salvelinus fontinalis isolate EN_2023a chromosome 29, ASM2944872v1, whole genome shotgun sequence genome:
- the LOC129827430 gene encoding coiled-coil domain-containing protein 69-like isoform X1, translating to MGCSHSKVRGRICKKTRKNKVKEEEKTVKEVNNSQDGEGGKVPLEELNVGLETEKQLGHYEWQLKILRDVLSASGTQEREELLKDPTQGELCVLVHNIIEKVKTETASDLTIVYGEKTQRTAEQHERQLEERQRIQSEERKRLTETHQAAEKVLTEEVKELTTELHVYNELKKRVDESTFKKDLQRNIQAHGSPGPFWEQEQESLLFVIEMKSERIQEQGNKLLQMQVLVEKNLSLEDQVINVLQQNEDLRVRIDNHQSLIQQLSKEHQDLQGTLDRQTGLCQRLTQEKEQLMFKLKHRDSCSTFPSFPIV from the exons AGGAAAAACAaagtgaaagaggaagagaagacTGTGAAAGAGGTCAACAACAGTCAAGATGGAGAAGGAG GTAAAGTCCCTCTGGAGGAGCTGAATGTGGGTCTAGAAACTGAGAAGCAGCTGGGTCACTATGAGTGGCAGCTGAAGATCCTACGGGACGTGCTGTCTGCCTCTGGGACCCAGGAGAGGGAGGAGCTACTAAAAGACCCAACCCAAGGAGAGCTCTGTGTCCTGGTCCACAACATAATTGAGAAG GTGAAAACAGAGACGGCTTCTGACCTGACTATTGTCTACGGGGAGAAGACCCAGAGGACTGCAGAGCAGCACGAGAGACAGCTGGAAG AACGGCAGAGGATCCAGAGTGAAGAGCGAAAACGGCTAACCGAGACACACCAGGCAGCAGAGAAAGTGTTGACG GAGGAGGTTAAGGAGCTGACTACAGAGCTCCACGTGTACAATGAGCTAAAGAAGAGAGTTGACGAGTCTACCTTCAAGAAGGACCTGCAGCGGAACATTcag gcccatgGCAGTCCTGGGCCATTctgggagcaggagcaggagagtcTGCTGTTTGTCATTGAGATGAAGAGTGAACGTATTCAGGAGCAGGGGAACAAACTGCTACAGATGCAGGTTCTG GTGGAGAAGAATCTGTCTCTGGAAGACCAGGtcataaatgttttacagcagaACGAGGACCTGAGAGTTCGGATTGACAACCATCAAAGCCTTATACA GCAGCTCTCCAAGGAGCACCAGGACCTCCAAGGGAcgttagacaggcagacaggtctCTGCCAGAGGCTCACACAGGAGAAAGAGCAGCTCATGTTTAAACTGAAGCACAGAGACTCCTGTTCTACCTTCCCATCCTTCCCCATAGTCTGA
- the LOC129827430 gene encoding coiled-coil domain-containing protein 69-like isoform X2 encodes MGCSHSKRKNKVKEEEKTVKEVNNSQDGEGGKVPLEELNVGLETEKQLGHYEWQLKILRDVLSASGTQEREELLKDPTQGELCVLVHNIIEKVKTETASDLTIVYGEKTQRTAEQHERQLEERQRIQSEERKRLTETHQAAEKVLTEEVKELTTELHVYNELKKRVDESTFKKDLQRNIQAHGSPGPFWEQEQESLLFVIEMKSERIQEQGNKLLQMQVLVEKNLSLEDQVINVLQQNEDLRVRIDNHQSLIQQLSKEHQDLQGTLDRQTGLCQRLTQEKEQLMFKLKHRDSCSTFPSFPIV; translated from the exons AGGAAAAACAaagtgaaagaggaagagaagacTGTGAAAGAGGTCAACAACAGTCAAGATGGAGAAGGAG GTAAAGTCCCTCTGGAGGAGCTGAATGTGGGTCTAGAAACTGAGAAGCAGCTGGGTCACTATGAGTGGCAGCTGAAGATCCTACGGGACGTGCTGTCTGCCTCTGGGACCCAGGAGAGGGAGGAGCTACTAAAAGACCCAACCCAAGGAGAGCTCTGTGTCCTGGTCCACAACATAATTGAGAAG GTGAAAACAGAGACGGCTTCTGACCTGACTATTGTCTACGGGGAGAAGACCCAGAGGACTGCAGAGCAGCACGAGAGACAGCTGGAAG AACGGCAGAGGATCCAGAGTGAAGAGCGAAAACGGCTAACCGAGACACACCAGGCAGCAGAGAAAGTGTTGACG GAGGAGGTTAAGGAGCTGACTACAGAGCTCCACGTGTACAATGAGCTAAAGAAGAGAGTTGACGAGTCTACCTTCAAGAAGGACCTGCAGCGGAACATTcag gcccatgGCAGTCCTGGGCCATTctgggagcaggagcaggagagtcTGCTGTTTGTCATTGAGATGAAGAGTGAACGTATTCAGGAGCAGGGGAACAAACTGCTACAGATGCAGGTTCTG GTGGAGAAGAATCTGTCTCTGGAAGACCAGGtcataaatgttttacagcagaACGAGGACCTGAGAGTTCGGATTGACAACCATCAAAGCCTTATACA GCAGCTCTCCAAGGAGCACCAGGACCTCCAAGGGAcgttagacaggcagacaggtctCTGCCAGAGGCTCACACAGGAGAAAGAGCAGCTCATGTTTAAACTGAAGCACAGAGACTCCTGTTCTACCTTCCCATCCTTCCCCATAGTCTGA